In one window of Falco cherrug isolate bFalChe1 chromosome 10, bFalChe1.pri, whole genome shotgun sequence DNA:
- the PRRG4 gene encoding transmembrane gamma-carboxyglutamic acid protein 4: protein MGQHKTMFITLTTVHLVSLHTHTSGENGMAPAEGPGGADLPSGRGGGRPQAEQPARLLETKPGLPPCSLGPPPSARLSRPLGLGADRAAGQPPPAGAGSAVGSGGGPGTALRLRRALSRKRRRPERRCPASRAPQLPPEPRRDRYHTMFAVLVLLCQLCAMVFAFPHCAGRVNDMKQPEWKDVFTSEKEANLFIGRHLLNNRFDFEAFTADNLERECLEELCNYEEAREIFEDPDKTMDFWKDYSTKGPRIKIGDETLQKINVTGLLISLVAAGVLLVIIALLIFYCCKSRCKSRQPRGYLDYARSRRRNSSSIFRRHEEFSLNPLPLRTDDSGLPTYEQAVTSDGQHNVPPPPYPGPPKGVRVIKKSMSLPAP from the exons ATGGGGCAACATAAGACTATGTTTATCACCCTTACCACTGTACACCTTGTTAGCCTGCATACCCATACGTCAGGTGAGAATGGCATG GCACCCGCCGAAGGGCCAGGGGGTGCTGACTTGccctcggggcggggggggggccggcCGCAGGCTGAGCAGCCGGCCAGGCTGCTGGAAACGAAGCCCGGGCTGCCGCCCTGCTCCCTTGGGCCGCCGCCCAGCGCCCGGCTGTCCCGTCCCCtcgggctgggggctgaccgggcggcagggcagcccccgcccgccggtGCTGGCTCGGCCGTGGGCAGCGGGGGCGGCCCAGGTACGGCCCTGCGCCTCCGCCGCGCCCTTTCCAGGAAGCGCCGCCGCCCCGAGAGGCGCTGTCCCGCCAGCCGCGCTCCTCAGCTGCCGCCGGAGCCTCGCCGGGACAG ATACCACACCATGTTTGCGGTTTTGGTGCTGCTGTGTCAACTGTGTGCGATGGTGTTTGCATTTCCTCACTGTGCAGGGAGAGTAAATGACATGAAGCAACCTGAATGGAAAGACG tgttCACATCAGAAAAGGAGGCAAATTTATTCATTGGACGACATCTTCTGAATAACAGATTTGATTTTGAAGCATTCACAGCTGATAACCTGGAAAGAGAATGCCTTGAAGAGCTGTGCAATTATGAAGAAGCGAGAGAAATTTTTGAAGACCCTGATAAAACG ATGGATTTTTGGAAAGACTATTCAACTAAAGGCCCTAGAATAAAAATAG GTGATGAGACGCTACAAAAGATTAATGTTACAGGACTTCTCATCAGTCTAGTTGCCGCTGGAGTACTGTTAGTTATAATTGCACTGCTTATTTTCTACTGCTGCAAAAGTAGATGCAAATCAAGGCAACCACGGGG GTACTTGGATTATGCAAGAAGTAGAAGACGTAATTCATCTAGCATCTTCAGAAGGCatgaagaattttctttaaacCCACTTCCTCTCAGAACGGATGATTCAGGACTACCAACTTATGAGCAAGCAGTTACTTCAGATGGACAACACAACGTGCCACCACCCCCTTATCCAGGGCCCCCGAAAGGAGTACGTGTAATTAAGAAGTCTATGTCACTTCCTGCCCCTTAG